The Haloplanus sp. CK5-1 genome segment GCGCCCACTGGACATAACCCATGCACGGTATCGGGTCGAGTGGACAGTATAGGGTTTCGGTCCCGGAAACCACCACGAACCTCCGGTCGTCAGGACGGGGGCGGGGTCTCCGCCCAACCACGGGCCGCCGGTCACTCGCCGATCCACACCGAGGCGAAGGCGTCGAAGAAGTCCTCGTCGGTCGCCACGAGCGCGTGTGTCACCCGGAGCTTCTGTGCGCGCTCGGCCACGTCGCCGACGAACGCGTCGACCCGCTCGCGGTACCGGTCGGCGAGCCTACCGCCGAAGTACGTCCGCCGGGTCAGGTCCGACTCCACGTCCTCGAATATCGTGTCGCCACCGACCTCCGGATCGAGTTCCGCCGGCGAGAGGGTCTGGACGAGCACCACCTCGTTGCGGGCGAGCGACGCCACACCCGTCTCCAACCCGTCGAGATCACCGATACAGTCGGTGACCACGACGACCAGCGACCGCGACCGTATCGACGCCGCGTACGCTTCCAACGCCGACTCGAAGTCCGTCTCGCCCTCGGGGGTCGTCTCGTTGAGGCGGTCGACCAGCGCCAACACCTCGCCACGCGTCGACTTGCCGGTGTCGATGCGCTCGACCCGGTCGGTGAACAGCGAAAACCGGAAGTCGTCGTGTTCCTCGGCGGTGAGGTAGGCGTAGCCGAGGCCGAGTTTCGCGCCGAACTCGAACTTGTTGTGGTCCCCCTCCCCGAAGTCCATCGACGCGCTCGCGTCCAGGAGGACGTGGACCGTGAGGTTGCGCTCCTCCTCGAACTGCTTGATGAAGTACTCCTCCGTGCGGGCGTAGAGCCGCCAGTCGATCAGGCGGGTGTCGTCGCCCGGTGAGTAACGCCGGTAGTCGCTGAACGTCAACCCCTCGCCGACGCTCGGCGACTCCCGCTCGCCCTTCTTGATCGCCGTCGTCTGCTGATCTAGCGACGCCCCGAACCGATCGAGTTCGTCGAGGA includes the following:
- a CDS encoding DUF58 domain-containing protein, which translates into the protein MIDPDFLDELDRFGASLDQQTTAIKKGERESPSVGEGLTFSDYRRYSPGDDTRLIDWRLYARTEEYFIKQFEEERNLTVHVLLDASASMDFGEGDHNKFEFGAKLGLGYAYLTAEEHDDFRFSLFTDRVERIDTGKSTRGEVLALVDRLNETTPEGETDFESALEAYAASIRSRSLVVVVTDCIGDLDGLETGVASLARNEVVLVQTLSPAELDPEVGGDTIFEDVESDLTRRTYFGGRLADRYRERVDAFVGDVAERAQKLRVTHALVATDEDFFDAFASVWIGE